The proteins below are encoded in one region of Actinomycetota bacterium:
- a CDS encoding potassium channel protein: MRTPRRTVKELLVGAKDAAELMVDLAYAAVFFGDDDLASEVLRLEERVDEELVELRHVCMLAARTPEDAESLAGVLSMAVSIEGIADAAEDIARVVLKKLGVPPELRDDLRHAAETVARVKIREENQLEGRPLRELELPAHTGMWVIAIRRDVDWVYGPGGDETLREGDVLFLQGPSEGIDLVRQLAGGTPHELPPPSESSKLSNLDRAVDLLVELKNASEVAVGLAYSSILLRDPNLAAEVSVIEDKSDDLYHELEGWVLRAAAEVDDPEVLRGLIHISSASERIVDSAQSMTRIIEGDEEPHPIIAQALSQADEIVADAIVHAGSEVEGHSLGELRIHTETGMEILAIEKADKWVYRPRSTRKLQTGDRLLAIGPEEGAPRLRQLCGDPRPQGEEGWTDPDPD, translated from the coding sequence ATGCGAACACCACGACGCACCGTCAAGGAACTGCTCGTCGGGGCGAAGGACGCCGCCGAGTTGATGGTCGACCTCGCGTACGCGGCTGTCTTCTTCGGCGACGACGACCTCGCCTCCGAGGTGCTGCGCCTCGAGGAGAGGGTCGACGAGGAGCTGGTGGAGCTGCGCCACGTGTGCATGCTCGCCGCCCGGACGCCGGAGGACGCCGAGTCGCTCGCCGGCGTGCTCTCGATGGCGGTCAGCATCGAGGGCATCGCGGACGCCGCCGAGGACATCGCCCGGGTGGTGCTCAAGAAGCTCGGGGTCCCGCCCGAGCTCCGCGACGACCTCCGTCACGCGGCGGAGACGGTCGCTCGCGTGAAGATCCGGGAGGAGAACCAGCTCGAAGGTCGGCCGCTGCGGGAGCTGGAGCTCCCGGCCCACACCGGCATGTGGGTCATCGCGATCCGCCGCGACGTCGACTGGGTCTACGGCCCCGGCGGCGACGAGACCCTCCGCGAGGGTGACGTGCTGTTCCTGCAAGGGCCTTCCGAGGGCATCGACCTCGTCCGCCAGCTCGCTGGCGGGACCCCCCACGAGCTCCCGCCACCTTCGGAGTCCTCGAAGCTGTCGAACCTCGACCGTGCCGTCGACCTGCTCGTCGAGCTCAAGAACGCGAGCGAGGTTGCCGTCGGTCTGGCGTACTCGTCGATCCTCCTGCGTGACCCCAACCTCGCCGCCGAGGTGAGCGTCATCGAGGACAAGAGCGACGACCTCTACCACGAGCTCGAAGGGTGGGTGCTGCGGGCGGCGGCTGAGGTCGACGATCCCGAGGTCCTCCGCGGCCTGATCCACATCTCCTCGGCCTCCGAGCGCATCGTCGACTCGGCGCAGTCGATGACGCGGATCATCGAGGGCGACGAGGAGCCCCACCCGATCATCGCCCAGGCCCTGAGCCAGGCCGACGAGATCGTCGCCGACGCCATCGTCCACGCGGGGTCGGAGGTCGAGGGCCACTCGCTCGGGGAGCTGCGCATCCACACGGAGACCGGCATGGAGATCCTGGCGATCGAGAAGGCCGACAAGTGGGTCTACCGCCCGCGGTCCACACGCAAGCTCCAGACCGGCGATCGGCTGCTCGCCATCGGCCCCGAGGAGGGCGCCCCGCGGCTGCGCCAGCTCTGCGGCGATCCCCGCCCCCAGGGCGAGGAGGGCTGGACCGACCCTGACCCCGATTAG
- a CDS encoding acyl-CoA dehydrogenase family protein — MSLSFALAPEQDEFRKVVRAFADDVIAPAADEFNAAERFPVQIVRQMGAMGLFGIPYPEEYGGMGGDFLTLCLAIEEIGRVDQSLGITLEAAVGLGSEPIYRFGTEEQKQTWLPELCKGERLAAFGLTEPGGGSDVWGGTRTRAKEEGGEFVIDGGKVFITNVGTEMTSVCTLTAWTGENEMSSIIVPVDTPGFTVAPPYRKVGWHGSDTRELSFDGVRVPTANLLGERGKGFHQFLSILDDGRIAISALAVGLIQGCVDECVRYANEREAFGEPISAKQAVAFKIADLEVSAQTARFMYYDAAWRKREGLPYKKEAAIAKLYSSERAVEAARQATQVFGGYGFMTEFRVSRFYQDAKILEIGEGTSEVQRILIARELGLSI; from the coding sequence GTGAGTCTGTCCTTCGCGCTGGCTCCGGAACAGGACGAGTTCCGCAAGGTCGTGCGCGCGTTCGCGGACGACGTGATCGCGCCTGCCGCCGATGAGTTCAACGCCGCCGAGCGTTTCCCGGTGCAGATCGTGCGCCAGATGGGCGCCATGGGACTGTTCGGGATCCCCTACCCCGAGGAGTACGGGGGGATGGGCGGCGATTTCCTCACGCTGTGCCTCGCGATCGAGGAGATCGGACGGGTCGATCAGTCGCTGGGTATCACGCTCGAGGCGGCGGTCGGGCTCGGTTCCGAGCCCATCTACCGCTTCGGCACCGAGGAGCAGAAGCAGACCTGGCTCCCCGAGCTGTGCAAGGGCGAACGGCTCGCCGCGTTCGGGCTGACCGAGCCAGGCGGTGGCAGCGACGTGTGGGGGGGCACGCGGACGCGCGCGAAGGAGGAGGGCGGCGAGTTCGTCATCGACGGTGGCAAGGTGTTCATCACCAACGTCGGCACCGAGATGACCTCGGTGTGCACGCTGACGGCGTGGACCGGCGAGAACGAGATGAGCTCGATCATCGTCCCGGTCGACACCCCAGGCTTCACCGTCGCCCCGCCGTACCGCAAGGTCGGCTGGCACGGCTCCGATACCCGCGAGCTGAGCTTCGACGGGGTCCGTGTCCCGACCGCGAACCTGCTCGGCGAGCGTGGCAAGGGCTTCCACCAGTTCCTGTCGATCCTCGATGATGGCCGCATCGCGATCAGTGCGCTCGCCGTCGGCCTGATCCAGGGCTGCGTCGACGAGTGCGTGCGCTACGCCAACGAGCGTGAGGCGTTCGGCGAGCCGATCTCGGCCAAGCAGGCGGTGGCGTTCAAGATCGCCGATCTCGAGGTGTCGGCCCAGACCGCACGGTTCATGTACTACGACGCCGCCTGGCGCAAGAGAGAGGGCCTGCCGTACAAGAAGGAAGCAGCGATCGCCAAGCTGTACTCCTCCGAGCGCGCCGTCGAGGCTGCACGGCAGGCGACGCAGGTCTTCGGTGGCTACGGCTTCATGACCGAGTTCCGGGTCTCGCGCTTCTACCAGGACGCCAAGATCCTCGAGATCGGCGAGGGCACATCGGAGGTGCAGCGCATCCTCATCGCTCGTGAACTCGGGCTGAGCATCTGA
- a CDS encoding biotin--[acetyl-CoA-carboxylase] ligase encodes MPTPRLQALLEGPSPWYRVDHREEVASTNDVAAELAATGAAPGLVVVADRQTAGRGRAGRTWVDRPGGSLLCSCLVETPSVPTLVPLAAGLAVHHAVRRQGSRAELKWPNDVLIDGAKCGGVLVENPGGGVLVVGTGIDLDWRGEDRSGEASGWTSIAEHTGRDVDRWEVLADVLAAFSSWLLDVGRDPRILLASYEARCVTLRNQVRVETGSDVVEGVARSVDPDGALVVQTPDGLVRVTSGDVS; translated from the coding sequence TTGCCCACGCCCCGCCTTCAGGCCCTGCTCGAGGGGCCCTCGCCGTGGTACCGCGTCGATCACCGCGAGGAGGTCGCGTCCACCAACGACGTGGCCGCCGAGCTCGCGGCCACAGGTGCCGCGCCGGGCCTGGTCGTCGTCGCCGACCGGCAGACCGCGGGGCGCGGGCGTGCGGGGCGGACGTGGGTGGATCGGCCCGGGGGGTCGTTGCTCTGCAGCTGCCTCGTCGAGACGCCGAGCGTCCCCACGCTGGTCCCGCTCGCCGCGGGGCTCGCTGTGCACCATGCCGTCCGCCGCCAGGGCAGTCGCGCCGAGCTCAAGTGGCCCAACGACGTCCTCATCGACGGCGCCAAGTGCGGTGGCGTGTTGGTCGAGAACCCCGGAGGTGGCGTGCTGGTCGTGGGTACCGGGATCGACCTCGACTGGCGTGGCGAGGACCGGTCCGGCGAGGCTTCAGGGTGGACGAGCATCGCCGAGCACACCGGTAGGGACGTCGATCGTTGGGAGGTGCTGGCTGACGTGTTGGCCGCGTTCTCGTCGTGGCTCCTCGACGTCGGCCGCGACCCCCGCATCCTGCTCGCCTCCTACGAGGCTCGGTGCGTGACCTTGCGGAACCAGGTCCGGGTCGAGACCGGCAGCGACGTGGTCGAGGGTGTGGCTCGATCGGTCGACCCCGACGGGGCGCTGGTCGTACAGACACCTGACGGGCTCGTGCGCGTGACATCAGGCGACGTCAGTTGA
- a CDS encoding acyl-CoA carboxylase subunit beta → MAQPTTEENLAELQRRREEALAGGGDEAIDKQHEKGKLTARERLAELLDDDSFVETDRYAVHRATGFGLDEKKVLGDGVVTGYGTIDGRQVCVFSQDFTVFGGSLGEVFAEKVVKIMDMAAKVGVPVIGLNDSGGARIQEGVVSLGGYGDIFLRNVRSSGVIPQISAIMGPCAGGAVYSPAITDFVFMVKDTSHMFITGPNVIKTVTGEDVTFEQLGGAMTHAGKSGVAHFAAEDEKACLDDIKYLLSFLPPNNLEQPPHVDVGDDPDRTVPELDTFIPDSSNVPYDMRDVMRHVVDAAEFFEVHEHYAENIVCGFARLDGHPVGVVGNQPQYLAGVLDIHSAEKAARFVRTCDAFNVPLLTFVDVPGFLPGTDQEFGGIIRHGAKLLYAYAEATVPKLTVITRKAYGGAYDVMGSKHLGADVNLAWPTAEIAVMGASGAVNILYRRELAEAEDQEALHAEFEERYLRDLANPWRAAERGYIDDVIEPAQTRRELIRALHLTRTKREKGPARKHGNIPL, encoded by the coding sequence GTGGCCCAACCTACGACTGAGGAGAACCTCGCCGAGCTGCAGCGCCGGCGCGAGGAGGCGCTCGCGGGCGGCGGAGACGAGGCCATCGACAAGCAGCACGAGAAGGGCAAGCTGACCGCCCGGGAGCGTCTCGCGGAACTGCTCGACGACGACTCGTTCGTGGAGACCGACCGCTACGCCGTGCACCGCGCGACCGGTTTCGGACTCGACGAGAAGAAGGTCCTCGGTGACGGGGTCGTGACCGGTTACGGCACGATCGACGGCCGCCAGGTGTGCGTGTTCAGCCAGGACTTCACCGTCTTCGGCGGGTCGCTCGGGGAGGTGTTCGCCGAGAAGGTCGTCAAGATCATGGACATGGCCGCCAAGGTCGGCGTGCCGGTGATCGGCCTGAACGACTCGGGTGGGGCCCGCATCCAGGAAGGTGTGGTCTCGTTGGGAGGCTACGGCGACATCTTCCTTCGCAACGTGCGCTCGTCCGGGGTGATCCCTCAGATCAGCGCGATCATGGGACCGTGCGCCGGCGGTGCCGTCTACTCCCCCGCCATCACCGACTTCGTGTTCATGGTCAAGGACACGTCGCACATGTTCATCACGGGACCCAACGTGATCAAGACCGTCACCGGTGAGGATGTGACCTTCGAGCAGCTCGGCGGGGCCATGACGCACGCCGGCAAGTCCGGTGTCGCGCACTTCGCCGCCGAGGACGAGAAGGCGTGCCTGGACGACATCAAGTACCTGCTCAGCTTCCTGCCCCCGAACAACCTCGAGCAGCCGCCCCACGTCGACGTCGGCGACGACCCTGACCGGACCGTGCCGGAGCTGGACACGTTCATCCCCGACTCCAGCAACGTGCCCTACGACATGCGTGATGTCATGCGTCACGTCGTCGACGCGGCCGAGTTCTTCGAGGTGCACGAGCACTACGCCGAGAACATCGTCTGCGGCTTCGCACGGCTCGATGGGCATCCCGTCGGTGTCGTCGGGAACCAGCCGCAGTACCTCGCGGGCGTGCTCGACATCCACTCAGCCGAGAAGGCGGCGCGCTTCGTCCGCACGTGCGACGCGTTCAACGTCCCGCTGCTGACCTTCGTCGACGTGCCCGGGTTCCTGCCGGGCACCGATCAGGAGTTCGGTGGCATCATCCGCCACGGAGCCAAGCTGCTGTACGCCTACGCCGAGGCGACCGTCCCGAAGCTGACCGTCATCACCCGCAAGGCCTACGGCGGGGCCTACGACGTCATGGGCTCCAAGCACCTCGGAGCGGACGTGAACCTGGCGTGGCCGACCGCCGAGATCGCCGTGATGGGGGCGAGCGGGGCGGTCAACATCCTCTACCGGCGCGAGCTGGCAGAGGCGGAGGACCAGGAGGCGCTCCACGCTGAGTTCGAGGAGCGCTACCTGCGCGATCTCGCCAACCCCTGGCGTGCCGCCGAACGCGGCTACATCGACGACGTCATCGAGCCGGCCCAGACCCGAAGGGAGCTGATCCGCGCGCTGCACCTGACGCGTACGAAGCGCGAGAAGGGCCCGGCGCGCAAGCACGGGAACATCCCGCTGTGA
- the accC gene encoding acetyl-CoA carboxylase biotin carboxylase subunit: protein MFDAVLVANRGEIATRVLRACRELGIRGVAVYSEADRDAPHVRHADEAYLLGPAPAAESYLNTPRVLDVARAAGVDAIHPGYGFLSENADFAEAVRDAGFTFVGPPAEAIRKMGDKLSAREAALAAEAPIVPGTTEAAEDPDEIIAFGSEHGYPLAIKAAFGGGGRGMKVVRSADEVSDALASARREAEAAFGRGECYVERYLERPRHVEIQVLADRHGNVIHLGERDCSLQRRHQKLVEEAPAPGVTEEVRQRMGAAATRIAREVGYHNAGTCEFLLDEDGETFYFLEMNTRLQVEHPVTEFVTGIDLVHAQLRVAFGEELWLAQDDIELRGHAIEVRLNAEEPAHGFVPSPGLIERFEPPQGPWVRMDAAAESGWEVPRAYDSLIGKLIVWGEDRDQARHRMSRALDELVIEGIPTTATFHVLAMQHEQFAAAAHCTNSVEHEWDLSPLQPQAPPTPGEGAPGPSREVTVEIDGRRLEVRVFGELASAPSAGGGELVRRTRATAEPKAHKGAASEDLVAPMQGTVVKYAVAEGDSVRAGDLVVVLEAMKMENHINAHRDGVVTTIHHEPGDVVESGAVLAHIEEGGAEGSA, encoded by the coding sequence GTGTTCGACGCCGTCCTGGTCGCCAACCGTGGTGAGATCGCGACCCGTGTCCTCCGTGCGTGTCGTGAGCTGGGTATCCGCGGTGTCGCCGTGTACAGCGAGGCCGATCGCGACGCCCCGCACGTCCGCCACGCCGACGAGGCGTACCTGCTGGGACCGGCACCGGCCGCCGAGTCGTACCTCAACACCCCACGCGTCCTCGACGTCGCACGCGCCGCGGGTGTCGACGCGATCCACCCCGGCTACGGCTTCCTCAGCGAGAACGCCGACTTCGCCGAGGCGGTACGCGACGCGGGGTTCACCTTCGTCGGTCCACCTGCCGAGGCGATCCGCAAGATGGGTGACAAGCTCTCGGCACGCGAGGCCGCACTAGCCGCCGAGGCACCCATCGTTCCCGGCACCACCGAAGCGGCCGAGGACCCCGACGAGATCATCGCGTTCGGTTCGGAGCACGGCTACCCCCTCGCGATCAAGGCCGCCTTCGGTGGGGGCGGTCGGGGGATGAAGGTGGTGCGGTCCGCCGACGAGGTCAGCGACGCCCTCGCGTCCGCGCGACGTGAGGCCGAGGCCGCCTTCGGCCGGGGCGAGTGCTACGTCGAGCGCTACCTCGAGCGACCGCGCCACGTCGAGATCCAGGTCCTCGCCGACCGCCACGGCAACGTCATCCACCTCGGCGAGCGCGACTGCTCACTCCAGCGGCGCCACCAGAAGCTCGTAGAGGAGGCACCGGCACCAGGCGTGACGGAGGAGGTCCGCCAGCGCATGGGGGCCGCCGCTACTCGCATCGCCCGCGAGGTCGGCTACCACAACGCCGGGACGTGCGAGTTCCTGCTCGACGAGGACGGCGAGACGTTCTACTTCCTCGAGATGAACACGCGTCTGCAGGTCGAGCACCCCGTCACCGAGTTCGTCACCGGCATCGACCTCGTGCACGCCCAGCTGCGCGTGGCCTTCGGCGAGGAGCTGTGGCTGGCCCAGGACGACATCGAACTGCGGGGACACGCGATCGAGGTGCGCCTCAACGCCGAGGAGCCGGCCCACGGTTTCGTGCCCAGCCCGGGACTGATCGAGCGGTTCGAGCCGCCCCAGGGTCCGTGGGTGCGGATGGATGCAGCGGCCGAGTCGGGCTGGGAGGTCCCACGCGCCTACGACTCGCTGATCGGCAAGCTCATCGTTTGGGGCGAGGACCGCGACCAGGCCCGTCACCGGATGAGCCGCGCGCTGGACGAACTGGTCATCGAGGGCATCCCCACCACGGCCACGTTCCACGTGCTCGCCATGCAGCACGAGCAGTTCGCCGCCGCCGCCCACTGCACCAACTCGGTCGAGCACGAGTGGGACCTCAGCCCACTCCAGCCCCAGGCCCCCCCCACACCCGGTGAGGGCGCCCCAGGACCCTCACGGGAGGTCACGGTCGAGATCGACGGGCGCCGCCTCGAGGTACGGGTGTTCGGCGAGCTCGCCAGCGCCCCCAGCGCGGGCGGAGGCGAGCTCGTTCGCCGCACCCGCGCCACCGCCGAGCCCAAGGCGCACAAAGGTGCCGCCTCCGAGGACCTCGTCGCGCCGATGCAGGGGACGGTGGTCAAGTACGCGGTGGCCGAGGGCGACAGCGTTCGGGCCGGCGACCTCGTCGTGGTCCTCGAAGCGATGAAGATGGAGAACCACATCAACGCCCACCGCGACGGCGTGGTCACGACGATCCATCACGAGCCAGGCGACGTCGTCGAATCCGGTGCCGTCCTCGCCCACATCGAGGAGGGCGGCGCGGAGGGATCGGCGTAG
- a CDS encoding NAD(P)H-quinone dehydrogenase yields the protein MSRLPRWVRPGPASTVRGPGTGGEQVDQRVVILGGGPAGYEAALVAAELGADVTLVTDEGLGGNCVLWDCVPSKALIVAAEAMGWVHTANDLGVRIPDLEHLDRTVVDFPAVARRVLELGRNQSADIERKVTAAGVRLLRGRGRISGYHEVTTDLLDGGSETLAADYVLVATGSAPRVLPFFEPDGERVLLGKHVYDLSEVPERLVVVGSGATGAEFAHAFVRFGSDVTLVSSRELILPTEDPDAASLLEEVFERRGMTILRKVRAVSCERTDAGVAVGLNDGSTVEGTHVLFTVGQVPQGTGIGLELADVELNEWGGIDVDGVGRTACRWIYAAGDVVGRMMLANIAAMQGRTAMWHALGRAVTPINWDAVAATIFTDPEVATVGMSAQDAETLGMPVQTVRLDFKGNPRAKMRAAQDGFVKVHAMPGSGIVLGGVIVSSQASDLIQPLAVAVQNRLSVTQMAQTLTVYPSMAGSVTEATRLLMPR from the coding sequence ATGAGCCGCCTCCCGCGCTGGGTCAGACCAGGCCCGGCCAGTACCGTCCGAGGTCCCGGCACCGGAGGAGAGCAGGTGGACCAGCGCGTCGTCATCCTCGGCGGCGGGCCGGCCGGCTACGAGGCGGCGCTCGTCGCCGCGGAACTCGGCGCCGATGTCACGCTCGTCACCGACGAGGGGCTGGGCGGCAACTGCGTGCTGTGGGACTGTGTGCCCTCGAAGGCGCTCATCGTGGCCGCCGAGGCGATGGGGTGGGTCCACACGGCCAACGACCTGGGCGTTCGCATCCCCGACCTCGAACACCTCGACCGCACCGTCGTGGACTTCCCCGCGGTCGCGCGGCGGGTCCTCGAACTCGGGCGCAACCAGTCCGCGGACATCGAGCGCAAGGTCACGGCCGCCGGCGTCCGTCTGCTCCGTGGTCGAGGACGCATCTCCGGTTACCACGAGGTGACGACCGACCTACTCGACGGTGGATCGGAGACCCTCGCCGCCGACTACGTGCTGGTGGCCACGGGATCGGCGCCCCGGGTGCTGCCGTTCTTCGAGCCCGACGGCGAGCGCGTCCTGCTCGGCAAGCACGTCTACGACCTCTCCGAGGTGCCGGAGCGACTGGTCGTCGTGGGATCTGGTGCCACCGGTGCCGAGTTCGCCCACGCGTTCGTTCGCTTCGGATCCGACGTCACGCTCGTCAGCTCCCGTGAGCTGATCCTGCCCACCGAGGACCCCGACGCCGCGAGCCTGCTCGAGGAGGTCTTCGAGCGCCGCGGCATGACCATCCTCCGCAAGGTCCGCGCGGTCTCGTGTGAGCGCACGGACGCCGGCGTGGCCGTGGGCCTGAACGACGGCTCCACCGTCGAGGGCACCCACGTGCTCTTCACGGTCGGCCAGGTCCCACAGGGCACCGGGATCGGGCTGGAGCTCGCGGACGTCGAGCTGAACGAGTGGGGCGGCATCGACGTCGACGGCGTCGGACGGACGGCGTGTCGTTGGATCTACGCCGCCGGTGACGTCGTCGGACGCATGATGCTGGCCAACATCGCCGCGATGCAGGGACGTACCGCGATGTGGCACGCCCTCGGTCGCGCGGTCACCCCGATCAACTGGGACGCCGTGGCCGCGACCATCTTCACCGACCCCGAGGTCGCGACGGTGGGGATGTCGGCGCAGGACGCCGAGACGCTGGGCATGCCCGTGCAGACCGTCCGCCTCGACTTCAAGGGCAACCCTCGGGCCAAGATGCGCGCTGCCCAAGACGGGTTCGTCAAGGTCCACGCCATGCCCGGCAGCGGCATCGTCCTCGGCGGCGTGATCGTCTCGAGCCAGGCCTCCGACCTCATCCAACCGCTCGCGGTCGCGGTGCAGAACCGCCTGTCCGTGACCCAGATGGCCCAGACCTTGACCGTCTACCCCTCGATGGCCGGCTCGGTCACCGAGGCGACCCGCCTGCTCATGCCGCGGTAG
- a CDS encoding methylmalonyl-CoA mutase, which translates to MSEPEFRTVSGEAIAPVYGPDTTTVDPERDLGAPGDYPYTRGVYPTMYRGRLWTMRQYAGMATADESNERYKHLLAQGSTGLSVAFDLPTQMGYDSSAELAEGEVGKVGVAIDTVEDMKRLFDGIPLDQVSTSMTINAPASLLLLMYQLVGEEQGVDPSRLRGTIQNDVLKEYIARGTYIYPPGPSLRIVSDTFAYCAEHLPNFNTISISGYHMGEAGATPVEEVAFTLANGISYVEAAVDAGLDVDSFAPRLSFFFVARSTLLEEVAKFRAARRMWARIMKERFGAQDPKSMMMRFHTQTAGVQLTAQQPEVNLVRVTIQALAAVLGGTQSLHTNSFDEALALPTEHSATLALRTQQVIAHETDVPRTADPLAGSYFVESLTEQIERDVTAYIERIDEMGGAVSAIEQGLQKGEIERSSYDFARRVESGDEVVVGVNRFTTDEEQPVELQRVDEAVRDQQMARIDQVKAARDQEAVEATLSEVRAAAEGDTNLLVPMREALRARATLQEVCDVLRQVFGTYVAPETM; encoded by the coding sequence ATGAGCGAACCCGAGTTCCGTACCGTGAGCGGCGAGGCCATCGCCCCCGTCTACGGCCCTGACACCACCACGGTCGATCCCGAGCGTGACCTCGGGGCGCCGGGCGACTACCCCTACACGCGCGGGGTCTACCCGACGATGTACCGGGGTCGGCTGTGGACCATGCGTCAGTACGCGGGTATGGCGACCGCCGACGAATCCAACGAACGCTACAAGCATCTGCTAGCTCAGGGCTCGACCGGCCTGTCGGTCGCGTTCGATCTCCCGACCCAGATGGGCTACGACAGCTCGGCCGAGCTCGCCGAGGGCGAGGTGGGCAAGGTCGGCGTCGCGATCGACACCGTCGAGGACATGAAGCGGTTGTTCGACGGCATCCCCCTCGACCAGGTGTCGACGTCGATGACGATCAACGCTCCGGCATCGCTCCTGCTGCTCATGTACCAGCTCGTCGGCGAGGAGCAGGGGGTCGACCCCTCCAGGCTCCGTGGCACGATCCAGAACGACGTGCTCAAGGAGTACATCGCCCGCGGCACCTACATCTACCCGCCGGGTCCGAGCCTGCGCATCGTCAGCGACACGTTCGCCTACTGCGCCGAGCACCTGCCCAACTTCAACACCATCTCGATCTCCGGCTACCACATGGGGGAGGCTGGGGCGACGCCGGTCGAGGAGGTCGCGTTCACCCTCGCCAACGGCATCTCCTACGTCGAGGCCGCCGTGGACGCGGGGCTCGACGTCGACAGCTTCGCGCCACGTCTCAGCTTCTTCTTCGTGGCGCGCTCCACGCTGCTCGAGGAGGTGGCCAAGTTCCGTGCAGCCCGACGGATGTGGGCGCGCATCATGAAGGAGAGGTTCGGGGCGCAGGACCCCAAGTCGATGATGATGCGCTTCCACACCCAGACCGCGGGCGTCCAGCTCACGGCGCAGCAGCCCGAGGTCAACCTCGTCCGCGTGACGATCCAGGCGCTCGCCGCCGTCCTGGGAGGGACGCAGTCGCTGCACACCAACAGCTTCGACGAGGCGCTCGCGCTCCCGACCGAGCACTCCGCGACCCTGGCGCTCCGGACCCAGCAGGTGATCGCGCACGAGACCGACGTGCCCCGCACGGCCGATCCGCTGGCCGGTAGCTACTTCGTCGAGTCGCTGACGGAGCAGATCGAGCGTGATGTGACGGCCTATATCGAGCGGATCGACGAGATGGGCGGGGCGGTCTCCGCCATCGAACAGGGGTTGCAGAAGGGCGAGATCGAGCGATCCAGTTACGATTTCGCTCGGCGGGTCGAGTCCGGCGACGAGGTCGTCGTCGGCGTGAACCGGTTCACCACCGATGAGGAGCAACCGGTCGAGCTGCAGCGTGTGGACGAGGCGGTACGCGATCAGCAGATGGCGCGCATCGACCAGGTCAAGGCGGCGCGGGACCAGGAGGCCGTGGAGGCGACGCTCTCCGAGGTCCGCGCTGCCGCGGAAGGCGACACGAACCTGCTCGTGCCGATGCGTGAGGCGCTGCGCGCTCGCGCCACGCTGCAGGAGGTCTGCGACGTCCTCCGCCAGGTCTTCGGCACCTACGTCGCGCCCGAGACGATGTAG
- a CDS encoding succinate dehydrogenase/fumarate reductase iron-sulfur subunit, translating to MNLTLHIWRQPRPQARGEFRTYVVEDVNPDMSFLEMLDQLNEKLINDGEEPVAFDSDCREGICGTCGVMINGIPHGPQKGTATCQLHMRKFSDGDVITIEPFRAAGFPIVKDLVVNRTAFDDIIAAGGYISVDTGGAPDANLIPIPKETADLAMDAAACIGCGACVAACPNGAAQLFTAAKIAHLNLLPQGVAERSDRAEAMVETMENYFGSCTNYAECEAACPKEISIDFIALMNRDYLKAKLRNRRGG from the coding sequence ATGAACCTGACGCTGCACATCTGGCGCCAGCCCCGCCCCCAGGCCAGAGGCGAGTTCCGCACCTACGTGGTCGAAGACGTCAACCCCGACATGTCGTTCCTCGAGATGCTCGACCAGCTCAACGAGAAGCTCATCAACGATGGCGAGGAGCCGGTCGCCTTCGACTCCGACTGCCGTGAGGGGATCTGCGGTACCTGCGGTGTGATGATCAACGGCATCCCGCACGGGCCGCAGAAGGGCACCGCGACGTGCCAGCTCCACATGCGCAAGTTCAGCGACGGTGACGTCATCACCATCGAGCCGTTCCGCGCTGCAGGGTTCCCGATCGTCAAGGACCTCGTGGTCAACCGCACCGCGTTCGACGACATCATCGCGGCTGGCGGGTACATCTCGGTGGACACCGGTGGGGCGCCGGACGCCAACCTCATCCCGATCCCGAAGGAGACCGCCGACCTCGCGATGGACGCGGCCGCGTGCATCGGTTGCGGCGCGTGCGTGGCGGCCTGCCCCAACGGCGCGGCGCAGCTCTTCACCGCTGCCAAGATCGCCCACCTCAACCTGCTCCCCCAGGGTGTGGCCGAGCGCTCCGACCGCGCCGAGGCCATGGTCGAGACGATGGAGAACTACTTCGGCTCGTGCACCAACTACGCCGAGTGCGAGGCGGCGTGCCCGAAGGAGATCTCGATCGACTTCATCGCGCTGATGAACCGCGACTACCTCAAGGCCAAGCTGCGCAACCGTCGGGGCGGGTGA